From the genome of Candidatus Eisenbacteria bacterium:
CCAGGGCGAGTACTACCTCACTGATACTATTGCGATTCTCAGGGCTAAGGGGCTGAGAATCGGTGTCTTGAAGGGCAACAGCGAGGAGATTCTCGGAGTGAACACCGTGTTGGAATTGAAGGCGGTCGAGAAGAAAATTATGAAGAGTCCTCGGGAAGAGAATTGAAATGAAAAGAATGTGGGCTGAGTGGCGGATGTCGTACATGCAATCCGGCCAGAGCAAGGGGTGCCTCTTCTGCAATACGATAAAGATGGGAGATAGGGATGCTTTCGTGCTCGAGAGAACTGAGCACTCGTTTATGATGCTGAATGCTTTTCCTTACAATTCCGGTCACGTGATGGTGGCACCGTCAAGGCACGTGCGATATCTGCACGGGTTGAGAGAGGAAGAGCTGTTGGATCTCACGCGGCTGGTGGCGAAGGGTGAGAAGGCCCTGAGGTCTGCTTACAAACCTCAGGGACTCAACATTGGAATGAACTTGGGAAAATGCGCCGGGGCAGGGGTGCCGGGACATCTCCACGTTCACATTGTCCCAAGATGGGACGCCGACACGAATTTCATGCCTGTCATAGGCGAAACGAAAGTGATGCCGGAGAGTCTTCCATCCACCATGAGAAGAATCAAGGCAGCTCTCAGAAAAATCGGAGGGCCGGGTGCGAGGAAAAAGAGGGGGCGGAAATAGGGCAACGGGAATATTGACCTTGCTTTCGCTCCTGGCTGTGGTAGCCTTTGTTGTATCGGTGGGAGCAAGGGTGGTGAATCGCTACGAGCCGGGATTCACTGAACTCAAAGACATCAGAGTCCAGGTGTTGAACGGCAGTGGAGAAGAAGGAGCGGCATCGAGGACTGCCGAGCTGCTTACCGAGGCGGGCTACTCGGTGACCGAAGTCAAGAACGCCGACAGATACGACTATAAAGGGATTCTGATTGTGGACAGAACGGGTGACAGAAAGAAAGCAAATGACGTGGCAAGATTCCTGGGAGTCGAAGATGTCATACTCCAGAGGTCTGTTTCCGACCTTGAGGATGTCTTGGTGATCGTCGGTAAAAAACGGTAGGAAGGCGGTGAAAAGTCCATGCCGAACATCGGGTTCAACGAACTTCTAATAATTCTCGTGATAGTACTTCTGCTTTTCGGCGCAAAACGGCTTCCTGACGTTGGAAAAGCGCTCGGAAGAGGAATAAGGGAGTTCAAGAAAGCCACAAGAGAAATCGAGAGTGAGATAAAGGACGAAGACAAGAAAGACGTTCAGTAAAGGCTTCTCCTTCTTCAGAAGACACCGAAGGCCTTGCCCGGTCTTCCGGCCTCCAGTCTGAAATCTTTTATTTTTGCAGATTTCTTCAGATCATCAAGCCACCTGGCATATACCTCTCTTTGCTTTCCGGACATTAGCTCGCCCATCAAATTCTCTTTCTGAGAGAGGAAACTCTGCTCGTCGATGGGAATTGTGTCATCCACTTTGAATATGTAGGAGCCTCTGTCGGTGACAACGGGGCCTCCGGCTGCTCCCTTGTCAAGCGCAAAGGCAGCGGCAGTCAACTCAGGCGGAAGGAAAACTCCTTCGACATATCCACTGCGATTGAATGCGCCGATCTTTATTACTTGAAGTCCGGCGTCTCTTGCCCCGGCTTCCAGACTCCAGCCCTCGCCCAGCCTCCTGGCCAAGTCGTAAGCCTTCTTCTCTGCCGCCAGCTTTCTTCTCCCGGTGATTACCGCTCTTCTCACGTCTTCCTGCACTTCCGAAAGAGGCCTCACGTGGGCCTTCGTCTTGGACATGAGCTCAAGCACGTACCAGCTATCGCTCCTTTCGTATGGCTGGCTGATTTCCCCGACGCTCGCGGCGCTATTGAAAGCGAACTTGGGCGCCTCCTCTCTCAGCAAAAGCTTGGGGATGAACTTGCCTTCTTCAAAATGTCCCGTCCTCTCAAAGGTCAGTTTCTGTGAGTCTGCAAACTCTTTCAATTTGCCGTTCTTCTGATCGTGCGCCTCCCACGCGAGGTCTCTCGCCTTTGAAAGAGTCTCCTCGCTTGGCTGTACGTTCATTGCGATCTCTCTAATCGTGACCTTCTGCTTGCCGCCTTCCACTTTTCTTTCTTCCAGCCTTATGAGCTTCAGTCCTCTTCTGTCCTCGAAGATTCCCGAGACCTGCCCGACCTTGAGTGTCTCCAGCGTCTTGATAACCGCAGGGGAAAACCCTTCCACTTGAGCCAGCCCTATCTGCCCCCCATTTCTCGCCGATGGCGCTTCAGAATAGCTCTCGGCAAGCTGAGCAAAATCGGTCCCGGCCTTCAGCTCATCGAGTACGGATTCCATCCTTCGCCTGACTTCAGCCTCATCTTCTTTTGAAGGTTTCTTCTCGATCTTCACGAACCCAAGCTCGACTTCATCGCCAACCATGAAATCGTTTGTGTGAGCTTTGTAGTACTTCTCTATCTCCTGCCCCGTAACATTCTCCTCGGATGCTGATAAAGGAATTGCCTCGAAGAGCATATAGCTTATGGCCACCTTCTCCTGAGTGTTTCTGAAATAGTCCTTGATCTCGGCACCCGAAACCTTGACGGTGCTCACCACAAGCTCCTGGAGAACCTGCGCAGGAAGCGTGGCTCTGACGTATTCCTCGATGGGTCTCCAGTCAAGTTGAGGATCATCAAGCGCCCTCTTGTACTTCTCGACATCGAACTGCCCGTTTGTCTGGAACGCGGGATTCTGGGTAAGCAGCGGAGGCGGGTTTCGTCTGATGGCAAAAAGAACTTCGTCATCTGTCACTCTTATCTTCCACTTCTTGACCTGCTGACTGATAAGAGTCTGTTCGATAATCTGCTGCCACGCCTGTTCCGTCAGCATGTATCTGTCCGCCTCTGTAATGTCCGCCTCATTCTGCTTCTTGAAATTCTCAAATGACGCCTGGATGGCCCTCTGATATTCGGCAAAGGCTATTGCCTCTCCGTTTATCTTGCCGGCAATCCCTGTCTGAGGTCCGCCGCCAAGACGGAAATCGAGTCCCCACCCGAGGAAGATGAGGCCGACAAAAGCGATCACGGTTATCCAAAGGATTATCTTTGTGTTTCGTCTCATTGTTCCGAGCATTCTTGCATCCTCCTTTTTCGCAAGGAACCATTCTACTAGTTCTTCGTTCTTGAAGCAAGTGTCTGTGAAGAGAGCGTGTCGGGTCGTGCAGGAGGAAATCCGGCAAAGAGGCGCAATATTCTTGACAAGCTTTTCTTCGGCGTGTAGCCTTTCTACATTGGTCTTTGGGGGGACTGGAGATTTGATGATATTGCGTTCTGCAATTTGCTTTTTCTGCCTCTTTCTTGTCCTTCAGTTATGTCCATCTCGAGCCGACAGTCTGACCCCTGAAGCCATCCGGGAAGCGGATGACGCGCTTGCCTCGGGGCATCCAGCTTCCTCTTATGAGCTCATCAGGGGATATGTTCCTCATGCAAACGACGCTGAGGAAACTGCCGGGACGTATTTCATGATGGGCAAGATCCTCCGAAGACTGAACCGGAACGTTGATGCCGGCTACGCTTTTCACAGGGCCGGTATTGTCTCTTTTCCATCGTCGTCCAGGGAAAGTGCGATTTTTGAAAGCGCTCTTTCATGGTTCAGGGCGGGACAATATGAAAAGACTATTTCGGAGCTCCAAACACTGGGAAGGCTCTTTCCGAAAAGCAGCCTGACCGGGGAGGCCTTGTTCTGGCAGGGAGAGGCAAACTACCGGCTTGGCCGGCTTGCAGAGGCAGAGGACTGCTACAAAAAGGCAGCGAACAAGGTATCCGGTGAAACAGCGAGCTATGCTTTCTACGGAATTGCCAGATGCCTTGTGGAGACCGCGAGAATCGATGAGGGTATTGAGACCTTTCAGCGGTTGCTCGAATCATCCCCTCCTGACTCTCTCCGAAGATTTGCTGTCTTCGAGCTCGGAGTTCTTAACTACTATCAAGGAAGAAATGAAGAATCCAAGAAATGGTTTGAGCTTGTTCTGACCGGGAACGAGTCTGCGGAAACGGCTGCAAGGGCCCATCTTTTTCTTGGTGAGCTTGCCCTGAAGGCGAAAGCCCCGGGAGAGGCCTCGTACCATCTCAAGAAGTCTCTGGAAGGCGAAACTGATCAAACTCTGAGAAACTGGGCGCTCTATGACCTCGGGTGGGCGGCGCTTTCATCGGACGAGCCCGGCGAGGCAATCTCATACCTCGGACAGCTTGATTCAAACAGCCTCACTCAGGAAATGCGGAAGGCCTCACTTTATACTCTCGCAGTCTGTTACTCAGGCCTCCACCGGTATGCGGATGCAATCTCCACACTGAAGGAGCTTCTCTCAGACAAGACAAAGGGAAAGTGGAATGAGCTTGGCTATTTCACCCTTGCATGCAACTACCTCCTGGTGGGTGAGCTATCACGCTCTGTCCAGGCGCTGAATACGCTTCGTAAGAATTACCCTGATAGCGAGCTTAAGTCCCAGGCCGAGTTTCTGACTGGAGACGTTCTGTACAAGGAGAAGAGGTATTCCGAGGCGATAGAGGCCTACAAGAGGAGAGTGTACTCGCAGAAAGAGTTCCTTCGTGACGGAGCGCTTTTGAAGATTGGATTTGCAAACTTCAGACTCAGGAATTTCCTCGGCGCAAGGGATTCGTGGAGAGAACTACTTCAGGAGTTTCCCCGGAGTGAATATGCGGATGAGACCAGTTTCTGGCTTGCAGAGGCGGAGTTCAGACTTGGAAGCTACGGAGAATCCCTGAAACTGTTTGACGGAATTCACCGGAGGAATCCATCGGGCGATCGGGCTTTTGAAGCTCTCTACGGAGCAGCATGGTCGAGCTATCAGATGAGGGACTTCAGGCAGGCTCTGTGGAGTTTCAAAAAGGCGCTTGATGACTATCCGTCCTCCGGGAAGAGGGACGACATACAGTTCAGGATAGCCAACTGCTACTACAGTCTGAGAGACAGGGACAAGGCCGTCGAAGCCTACGAGCTGCTCATAAGACAATATCCCGAGAGCAAGTTTGCAGATGAGGCGCTTCTCTACGTCGGGATCTCTTACTACAGGGATGAAAGGTTCGATGATGCAATCCGCACATTCCTGAAATTTTCTCTCCGGGAAAAGTCAGGCCCGCTCAAACACGATGCTTCATTCTGGACTGCGGAATCATACTCCCGAAAGGGTGAGTACGATAGCGCCGCAGTCCTGTTCAAGAAACTCTCAGAGACGCCTTTGGTGCCGGATAGTCTGGCCGCGACCGCCAGGCTCAGGCTTGCAGATGCTCTCTTCAATGCAGGCAAGGCGTCTCAGGCGGAGCCAATCTACAGGGAGGTAATTCGCGGAAAGGGGCCGCTTGAGGTAATGGAAGCGGCTTACTACGGGCTCATTCGCTCGCTCGAAGCCCTGGGATATAAAGACGAATCGCGAAGAGTGTCGGGCGAGCTTTCCGAGAAATTCCCTGCCAGTTCAAAGGGAGCGGAGTTTCTGCTCAAGTCCGGAGAGGCAGACATGCGGGCGGGGAACTACCAGGGCGCCCTACTGAGTCTCGAGAAGGTCGCCAAGACCACCCCGTCTCAGGACGTTTTCTTCCGGACGCTTCTGCTGATCGGGAAATCAAACTTTGCTCTTGGGATGTATGACAAGGCGCTGGAGAGTCATGACAAAGCCCTTTCGAGCGACGACAAGTACATAAAATCATCAGCCCATCTTGGCGCCGGGCTCACGTACCACAAGATGGGAAACCCGGGCCGCGCAGTGTCTGAATTTGAGCAGTCCATTGCCTTCGCGCCAAACTCTGAAGCTGGGATAAATGCAAGATTCAACATGGGGAAGGCGTATCTCGAACTTGGAGATACGGTGAAGGCGGAAAACACCTGGCAGGAATTCCTTCTGAACTGGAGAAGAGAAACGGAGCTCACCGGAGAGATTAACTTCTGGCTTGGTCTTATTCATAGAGCAAAGAGGGATTATGAGACCGCGCTGGAAAATTTCAGCAAGGCGGTGCAGAATCTTGCTTCCGAGAGAGGCGCAGAGGCACAGTACTGGAAAGGGCAGTGCTGCTTCGATCTCAAGGATTTCAGAAAGGCCATCGTCGAATACAGAAAGGTGTCGGAACTATTTCCCGGCTATGCCCTCTGGGGTGTTGCCGCAAGGTTCAAAGTCGGCGAATGTTACGAAGAACTCGGCATGTGGAAGGAAGCGAAGGATGAGTATGCACTCATTGCCAGGGACGCGAAGGACGGGACGTCGATACAAGATGCAAGGGAACGGGTAAAGTGGATCGAAGAGAAACAAAAGTGAAGAAGATTGCCCTGGTTATCCTTCTCGGTCTCATGCTCTCGGAACCGCTTTCTGCCCAGCAGAGGGAGGAGAAACCTCCAATTGAGCTTCCTGAAGTCATGATAAAGGGAAAGGACGAATCTGTCCTCGAAGGGACTGAAAAAGAGGAAAGGGCTGAGCAAGGCTCAACACAGATTATTGCCAGGCCTCCGCTGGGAGAAAAGCTGGGTTTTTCACCGGGGCTCGGTCTCCTGACCCCTGTCTTGAGAACGTACGGTCAGGAAGCTGAAAGACAGAGCTTTCCGTGGAGAAGTTTTCTCTCTCTGGGCTCGTATTCTACGGTTGAGGGATCGGTGGCCAACAAAGAAGATGGAAGAAGATTTTCGCATTATCTGAGCCTTGACGGCGCGAGCTCGGAGGGGTTCATTGAGAACGGGTCTTATTCCAGCGGCGGTCTCAAAGGCAGCGTGACGAGAAGATTTGAGAAGAGCAGCGCGAAGGCCGGTGCAGAGTACCTGTTCCGCAGAAGTGAGCTTCCCTACTTTGTGTTTTTCCAGACAAGGACTCCGTACGAAAAACAGAGGGAGACCGCAAGCTACGGGGAAATCGATCTCTCGGGAAGCACAGAGCTTGCCGGTAACTTCGTTTCTGGAGAGATCACGCTGGATGGCGGAAGGCTGGGGTCGGGCACAGAAAGATTTTTTGACCGCTATTCTGGAATGCTGTTCTCTGCGCACGGTGCAAGACTGCCAAGCGGCAGAGGTCTCGAGTGGAAAGGAAATGTAAGCGCGGGGTTTCGAAATCTCTCGCCGTCGCGCGGGGGTTCTCTTGCGAGGAGAATCCTCGATGGAAACGCAGGGATTTCCGGCAGCACGGGTCAAGCCGATTATTTTCTCTTCCTCAACTACTCTGCCTACGGGGACATCTCGCTCCTGGCCCCGTCTTTGAGCGTAGGGATTAGTGTCGGAGAGGGAAACTACATGTGGATCAAGCTGGGTTCTGAAACCAAACTGCCGGATTTTCAGAAGCTCTACTCTGAAGAAAGTTACGTAACCGGGAATCTCCTCGTCGGGCCGGAGCGCACGTGGCCTGTTTTCCAGTTTGGCGTCACTCAGAAGAAAAATCACACGGTAAGGCTTGATCTTGATGTTTGCGCCGAGGAGAAAAGGGGAATTCAGACCTGGGATGATGCTGATTCAAACCGGATTTGGCAGCCGGTAACGATTCCCTCCGGAAGTGTTCTTGGCACAAATGCGAAACTGCTAGTCGGAAGAGAAAGCAGGCTTTTCGCCACAATACAGTATTCGTTCAAGAAAACTGAAACAGCTTTGGGGATGATTCCGTTTGTACCTCAGAACGCAGTCACGATCGAGGGGCACCGGAGGGGGAAGATTGACGGAGTCGTCAGGGCGGGCTACATCGGGAAGAGGTATGCTGATGAAGGAAAAGCAATCTCTCTCAAAGCGTACTGCTTGCTTGGGGTTGAATTGAGGAGTAAAGTCGGAAAAGGTTTTGAAGTGTTTCTCAGAGGTGAGAACCTTCTGGGTTCAGAATACGAGACAAAACCGTACTATCGCGGGCCGGGCGCTTCGGTTTCTGCAGGAACGCGAGCCTGGTTCTGATGCGGATGATTGAATAGAGACAAAGTCCCGCATTTCCATGCAAGGAGGTAATAATGTTTGAAATCATCGAGAGGGGTGGAATTCTCATGGTGCCTATAGTCCTTTGCTCCATCGCCGCTCTGGCAATAATCATTGAACGACTCATCCAGGTAAGAAGAGCCGGCAAGCTCACTCGGACTTTTTTGGCCAAGGTCGAACAAGCTCTGGTTCCTGGAAAGAGCCAGGAGGTGGAAAAGCTTTCTCATT
Proteins encoded in this window:
- a CDS encoding tetratricopeptide repeat protein, which encodes MRSAICFFCLFLVLQLCPSRADSLTPEAIREADDALASGHPASSYELIRGYVPHANDAEETAGTYFMMGKILRRLNRNVDAGYAFHRAGIVSFPSSSRESAIFESALSWFRAGQYEKTISELQTLGRLFPKSSLTGEALFWQGEANYRLGRLAEAEDCYKKAANKVSGETASYAFYGIARCLVETARIDEGIETFQRLLESSPPDSLRRFAVFELGVLNYYQGRNEESKKWFELVLTGNESAETAARAHLFLGELALKAKAPGEASYHLKKSLEGETDQTLRNWALYDLGWAALSSDEPGEAISYLGQLDSNSLTQEMRKASLYTLAVCYSGLHRYADAISTLKELLSDKTKGKWNELGYFTLACNYLLVGELSRSVQALNTLRKNYPDSELKSQAEFLTGDVLYKEKRYSEAIEAYKRRVYSQKEFLRDGALLKIGFANFRLRNFLGARDSWRELLQEFPRSEYADETSFWLAEAEFRLGSYGESLKLFDGIHRRNPSGDRAFEALYGAAWSSYQMRDFRQALWSFKKALDDYPSSGKRDDIQFRIANCYYSLRDRDKAVEAYELLIRQYPESKFADEALLYVGISYYRDERFDDAIRTFLKFSLREKSGPLKHDASFWTAESYSRKGEYDSAAVLFKKLSETPLVPDSLAATARLRLADALFNAGKASQAEPIYREVIRGKGPLEVMEAAYYGLIRSLEALGYKDESRRVSGELSEKFPASSKGAEFLLKSGEADMRAGNYQGALLSLEKVAKTTPSQDVFFRTLLLIGKSNFALGMYDKALESHDKALSSDDKYIKSSAHLGAGLTYHKMGNPGRAVSEFEQSIAFAPNSEAGINARFNMGKAYLELGDTVKAENTWQEFLLNWRRETELTGEINFWLGLIHRAKRDYETALENFSKAVQNLASERGAEAQYWKGQCCFDLKDFRKAIVEYRKVSELFPGYALWGVAARFKVGECYEELGMWKEAKDEYALIARDAKDGTSIQDARERVKWIEEKQK
- a CDS encoding HIT domain-containing protein, with protein sequence MKRMWAEWRMSYMQSGQSKGCLFCNTIKMGDRDAFVLERTEHSFMMLNAFPYNSGHVMVAPSRHVRYLHGLREEELLDLTRLVAKGEKALRSAYKPQGLNIGMNLGKCAGAGVPGHLHVHIVPRWDADTNFMPVIGETKVMPESLPSTMRRIKAALRKIGGPGARKKRGRK
- a CDS encoding SurA N-terminal domain-containing protein, with the protein product MLGTMRRNTKIILWITVIAFVGLIFLGWGLDFRLGGGPQTGIAGKINGEAIAFAEYQRAIQASFENFKKQNEADITEADRYMLTEQAWQQIIEQTLISQQVKKWKIRVTDDEVLFAIRRNPPPLLTQNPAFQTNGQFDVEKYKRALDDPQLDWRPIEEYVRATLPAQVLQELVVSTVKVSGAEIKDYFRNTQEKVAISYMLFEAIPLSASEENVTGQEIEKYYKAHTNDFMVGDEVELGFVKIEKKPSKEDEAEVRRRMESVLDELKAGTDFAQLAESYSEAPSARNGGQIGLAQVEGFSPAVIKTLETLKVGQVSGIFEDRRGLKLIRLEERKVEGGKQKVTIREIAMNVQPSEETLSKARDLAWEAHDQKNGKLKEFADSQKLTFERTGHFEEGKFIPKLLLREEAPKFAFNSAASVGEISQPYERSDSWYVLELMSKTKAHVRPLSEVQEDVRRAVITGRRKLAAEKKAYDLARRLGEGWSLEAGARDAGLQVIKIGAFNRSGYVEGVFLPPELTAAAFALDKGAAGGPVVTDRGSYIFKVDDTIPIDEQSFLSQKENLMGELMSGKQREVYARWLDDLKKSAKIKDFRLEAGRPGKAFGVF
- a CDS encoding LytR C-terminal domain-containing protein → MRGKRGGGNRATGILTLLSLLAVVAFVVSVGARVVNRYEPGFTELKDIRVQVLNGSGEEGAASRTAELLTEAGYSVTEVKNADRYDYKGILIVDRTGDRKKANDVARFLGVEDVILQRSVSDLEDVLVIVGKKR
- a CDS encoding twin-arginine translocase TatA/TatE family subunit, whose protein sequence is MPNIGFNELLIILVIVLLLFGAKRLPDVGKALGRGIREFKKATREIESEIKDEDKKDVQ